One Gossypium raimondii isolate GPD5lz chromosome 3, ASM2569854v1, whole genome shotgun sequence genomic window carries:
- the LOC105795105 gene encoding root phototropism protein 3, with protein MWESETESVRGREYGNGVLSSNKHGVKTDGFELRGQSWYVATDIPSDLLVQVGDVNFHLHKYPMLSRSGKVNRLIYESNNHPDLNKIALEDLPGGPEAFELAAKFCYGIAVDLTAGNISGLRCAAEYLEMTEDLDEGNLIFKTEAFLSYVVLSSWRDSILVLKSCEKLSPWAENLQIVRRCSESIAWKACANPKGIKWAYTGKPSKVSSPKWNDLKDSSPSRSQPVPPDWWFEDVSILRTDHFVRVITAIKVKGMRFELIGASIMHYAAKWLPGLIKDGQGQGPADDMSISTNSNSSGGTGSSSWKGGLHMIVAGTKDDTPSIQAKDQRMIIESLISIIPPQKDSVSCSFLLRLLRMANMLKVAPALVTELEKRVGMQFEQATLADLLIPSYNKSETMYDVDLVQRLLEHFLVQEQTESSSPSRPPFSDKHMYEGTQRSNNPNAKMRVARLVDSYLTEVSRDRNLSLTKFQVLAEALPESARTCDDGLYRAIDSYLKAHPTLSEHERKRLCRVMDCQKLSIDACMHAAQNERLPLRIVVQVLFSEQVKISNALANSTLKDPAETQYQPLIPNHKTLLEATPLSFQEGWAAAKKDINTLKFELESVKAKYLELQNDMENLQRQFEKMSKQKQTSAWTSGWKKLSKLTKMTAVENHDIGPQISTAAEQTRKTPRRWRNSIS; from the exons ATGTGGGAATCAGAGACTGAATCTGTCAGAGGTAGAGAGTATGGCAATGGTGTTCTTAGCTCCAACAAACATGGTGTCAAAACTGATGGGTTTGAACTTAGAGGCCAGTCCTG GTATGTTGCTACTGATATTCCAAGTGACCTTTTAGTTCAAGTTGGAGATGTCAATTTTCACTTGCACAAG TATCCTATGCTTTCTCGAAGTGGAAAAGTGAATAGGCTTATATATGAATCAAACAACCACccagatttaaacaaaattgCTTTGGAAGATCTCCCTGGTGGACCCGAAGCATTTGAGTTAGCAGCTAAATTCTGCTATGGGATTGCAGTGGATTTAACAGCAGGGAACATATCTGGTTTACGATGTGCTGCAGAGTACCTTGAAATGACAGAGGATTTGGACGAAGGTAACCTTATATTCAAAACCGAAGCGTTTTTAAGCTATGTGGTGTTATCTTCATGGAGGGATTCGATACTAGTGTTGAAAAGCTGTGAGAAACTGTCGCCATGGGCGGAGAACCTTCAAATTGTGCGGCGCTGCAGTGAGTCTATAGCTTGGAAGGCTTGTGCTAATCCGAAAGGGATTAAGTGGGCGTATACTGGGAAACCAAGTAAGGTTTCGAGTCCGAAATGGAATGATTTGAAGGATTCTAGCCCCAGTAGGAGTCAACCTGTGCCTCCAGATTGGTGGTTCGAGGACGTTTCGATCCTTAGGACCGATCATTTCGTGAGGGTTATTACGGCGATCAAGGTGAAGGGTATGCGGTTCGAGTTGATCGGGGCATCGATCATGCATTACGCGGCGAAATGGCTTCCAGGGTTGATAAAAGATGGTCAGGGTCAGGGGCCAGCGGATGATATGAGTATTAGTACCAATAGTAATAGTAGTGGCGGTACTGGTAGTAGTAGTTGGAAAGGCGGACTACATATGATTGTAGCCGGGACGAAGGACGATACTCCATCGATTCAGGCTAAAGATCAACGGATGATCATCGAGAGCCTGATTAGCATAATCCCGCCGCAGAAAGACAGCGTTTCCTGCAGTTTCTTACTTCGGCTTTTGCGGATGGCTAACATGTTGAAAGTGGCACCAGCTTTGGTAACCGAATTGGAGAAACGAGTCGGGATGCAGTTTGAACAAGCTACTCTGGCGGATCTTCTCATTCCTTCTTACAATAAAAGTGAAACCATGTACGATGTGGACCTTGTTCAGAGACTATTGGAACATTTCCTTGTTCAAGAACAGACGGAAAGTTCGAGCCCGAGTAGACCGCCTTTTTCGGACAAACACATGTATGAAGGAACACAAAGGAGCAATAATCCGAATGCCAAGATGAGAGTTGCCAGGCTTGTTGATAGTTATCTTACGGAAGTTTCGAGAGATCGAAACCTGTCATTGACAAAGTTTCAGGTACTGGCTGAAGCTTTGCCGGAATCTGCAAGGACCTGCGATGACGGACTTTATCGAGCTATCGATTCCTATCTTAAG GCACATCCGACACTCTCCGAACATGAAAGGAAGCGACTCTGCCGTGTCATGGACTGCCAAAAGCTCTCGATCGATGCCTGCATGCATGCTGCACAAAATGAACGGCTCCCCCTGCGAATCGTGGTACAAGTTCTCTTCTCGGAGCAAGTGAAAATAAGCAATGCATTGGCCAACAGCACACTCAAAGACCCTGCGGAAACTCAATACCAACCATTGATACCGAACCACAAGACATTACTCGAAGCAACGCCGTTATCGTTCCAAGAAGGATGGGCAGCCGCTAAGAAGGACATCAACACACTCAAGTTCGAGCTCGAGAGCGTCAAGGCCAAGTACCTCGAGCTCCAAAACGACATGGAGAACTTACAACGACAATTCGAAAAGATGTCGAAGCAAAAACAAACATCGGCATGGACAAGCGGATGGAAGAAACTGAGCAAACTCACCAAGATGACAGCCGTGGAAAACCACGACATCGGACCTCAAATTTCGACGGCGGCAGAACAGACTCGAAAGACGCCGAGAAGATGGAGAAATTCGATTTCGTAA